Genomic DNA from Methylocystis sp. MJC1:
AGGGTCACATTCGTGAGGGGTTTTGAGAGATAAGTGGCCACACCGCCCACGCGTGTGTGCTGGTGCTGACACCTATGATCTGGAGTCATTCCGGCAGGAGGCTCGCTTGATAAGCTCGGAACAAGAAAAGGAACAGTAAAGCTAGCAGACTCGCCACAAGAGCAAAAATTTGCTGTTTGGCCGCTGCCTGCTGATGACCTTCAACCGCCTCGTCTGGTCTGCTCTCCGGATAGGTCAGTATAACGGCTTCGCCCAGTGCGGGTTGCACACGGCGCATGGTTCGCCGTTGGTAGAGCTTGCCGTCCACTTCATATTCTACCTTACATCGAGTGACCCACCGCGAACCATTATCGTCCTGCTCGAGGAAGGGCTCGACTTCCGAAATCCTTCCCGCGACTTCCCGCCTCGCGCCCAGAAAAAAGCGCAGCTGTCGGCGAATCGAAAATCCAAAAACGACGATCACAATCGCGGCGACAAGAAGAAATTCCCACATAACACACCCTTTTTGGGGCAGCCTTCGGCGCGAAAGCGACCTGCCTCCACTTCGATCAGCCGTGATGATCATCGGGTCGGTCTTCGGCATCTATTGAGACGCATTCTTGAAAACGGCATCTCATAAGGTCTGTAGGTGGCCGTGTTCCCGGTAGGGACGCTCATTGCTGAGCGCCCCCCGGACAGATCCGTACGAGCGGAATTCCCGCATACGGCTCCTACCTCGGGTGTCTGGCGGCGAAGCGCGCGCTCGGCCAGGGATGAAGGATTCTCGGCTTGGGGAGAAATTCGTCGGCCAGTTTCCCCATCCGTTCCCACGGCACGTGCGCCCGCTGGCTGCGGCGCGAAAGCTGCCGACGCCAGAGCGCGGTGACGTGATAGCGGAACGCCGTCAGCGCCAACCCGTTGGTCGGCACGGCGTGATAGGCGAAATAGCCCGAGACGACGCTTGCAAGCCATTTACCCGTTTCCGAGATCGGCCTGTTGGTGCGCC
This window encodes:
- a CDS encoding DUF3592 domain-containing protein, with product MWEFLLVAAIVIVVFGFSIRRQLRFFLGARREVAGRISEVEPFLEQDDNGSRWVTRCKVEYEVDGKLYQRRTMRRVQPALGEAVILTYPESRPDEAVEGHQQAAAKQQIFALVASLLALLFLFLFRAYQASLLPE